A region of Maribacter algicola DNA encodes the following proteins:
- a CDS encoding NAD(P)/FAD-dependent oxidoreductase produces MIKTDILIIGAGPTGLFAVFEAGLLQLKCHLIDALPQAGGQCSEIYPKKPIYDIPGFPEVLAGDLVDNLMEQIKPFQPSFTLGERAETIAKLDDGTFVVTTNKGTQHNAPVVAIAGGLGSFEPRKPLLENLSKYEDNGVSYMIKDPEVYRDKKVVIAGGGDSALDWSIFLADVASEVTLVHRRNEFRGALDSVEKVQNLKNQGKINLITPGEIVGLKGEGKLESVTIRKTSNAAEDITLEVDNFIPLFGLSPKLGPIADWGLEIEKNAIKVDTFDYQTNVPGIYAIGDVNTYPGKLKLILCGFHEATLMCQSAYQRIFPDKKYVLKYTTVGGINGFDGSKKEAPKAVIKEIT; encoded by the coding sequence ATGATTAAAACAGATATACTTATTATAGGGGCCGGTCCAACGGGCCTTTTTGCCGTTTTTGAAGCCGGATTGTTACAATTGAAATGCCACCTTATCGATGCCTTACCACAAGCTGGCGGACAGTGTTCTGAGATATACCCAAAAAAACCTATTTATGATATTCCCGGTTTTCCAGAAGTTCTTGCCGGTGATTTGGTGGATAACCTCATGGAACAAATTAAACCTTTCCAACCCAGTTTTACTTTAGGGGAAAGGGCCGAAACTATTGCAAAATTAGATGATGGTACCTTTGTGGTCACCACTAATAAGGGGACCCAACATAATGCTCCAGTAGTGGCCATTGCAGGAGGGCTTGGAAGTTTTGAGCCAAGAAAGCCCTTGCTGGAAAATCTATCGAAATATGAGGATAACGGGGTATCCTATATGATTAAAGACCCTGAGGTTTATCGTGATAAAAAGGTCGTTATTGCAGGTGGTGGTGATTCTGCATTGGATTGGAGCATATTTTTGGCCGATGTTGCATCCGAAGTGACATTGGTACACCGAAGAAACGAGTTTAGAGGAGCTTTGGATTCCGTTGAAAAAGTACAGAATTTAAAGAATCAAGGGAAAATTAATTTGATAACCCCAGGTGAAATCGTGGGGCTCAAGGGCGAAGGCAAATTGGAATCCGTAACCATTAGAAAAACTTCCAATGCCGCCGAAGATATTACTTTGGAGGTAGATAATTTTATACCCTTGTTTGGACTTTCGCCCAAATTAGGACCCATCGCGGATTGGGGTTTGGAAATTGAAAAAAATGCCATTAAAGTAGACACGTTCGACTATCAAACCAATGTTCCAGGAATCTATGCCATTGGGGATGTTAACACGTATCCCGGAAAACTAAAATTGATTTTGTGTGGTTTCCATGAAGCCACATTGATGTGTCAAAGTGCATATCAAAGAATATTTCCAGATAAAAAATACGTTCTAAAATACACGACCGTTGGTGGTATTAACGGATTTGATGGTTCAAAAAAAGAAGCTCCCAAAGCAGTAATAAAGGAAATTACATAA
- a CDS encoding four helix bundle protein: MTIQRFEDLVVWQKAQDLAVLVYQNFTDSKDFGFRDQITRASVSISNNIAEGFERSSNSDFKRFLYFSLASNSELRSMLYLAKRLNYIDSDLALKLINETNEISKMLYSFIKSMK; this comes from the coding sequence GTGACCATTCAACGATTTGAGGATTTAGTGGTCTGGCAAAAGGCGCAAGATTTGGCGGTTTTAGTTTATCAAAATTTTACTGATAGTAAAGATTTTGGATTTAGAGATCAGATTACTAGAGCCTCGGTATCAATTTCAAATAATATAGCCGAAGGGTTTGAAAGAAGCTCCAACTCAGATTTTAAACGTTTTCTTTATTTTTCATTGGCCTCCAATAGTGAACTAAGGTCTATGTTGTATCTTGCCAAACGATTAAACTATATTGATTCAGATTTGGCTCTGAAGCTGATAAATGAAACAAATGAAATATCTAAAATGCTATATTCATTTATTAAGTCAATGAAATAA
- a CDS encoding 2Fe-2S iron-sulfur cluster-binding family protein, with the protein MSDIKIKITDRDGVLHEVDAPTDMNMNLMEVVRSYELAPEGTIGICGGMAMCASCQCYVKSDHELPAKSDDEEAMLAEAFNVRENSRLGCQLHISEDMDGLEVELAPEEL; encoded by the coding sequence ATGTCCGATATTAAAATCAAAATAACCGACCGTGACGGTGTACTGCACGAAGTAGATGCCCCAACCGATATGAACATGAACCTGATGGAGGTAGTGCGTTCCTATGAATTGGCTCCTGAAGGAACTATCGGGATTTGCGGAGGAATGGCCATGTGTGCGTCTTGCCAATGCTATGTGAAATCTGACCATGAACTGCCTGCAAAATCGGATGATGAAGAGGCCATGTTGGCGGAGGCTTTTAATGTTCGTGAGAACAGCCGTTTAGGTTGTCAATTACATATTAGTGAAGATATGGACGGACTGGAAGTTGAGCTTGCTCCTGAGGAACTATAA
- a CDS encoding ABC transporter ATP-binding protein encodes MAEKKVSILQAFKTIIWPRRKLVFIGLLLIVVSKAASFVAPVSLRYFLDDIVPNKDYDFLKILVIVVILSFLVQAIMSFLLTKVLSIQAQFMISELRAQVQKKVLALPIRFFDNTKSGALVSRIMSDVEGVRNLIGTGLVQLVGGTITAVVSLILLLRISPTMTLLTFIPLILFAVIALKAFKIIRPVFRERGKINAEVKGRLTETLGGIRVIKGFNAEEQEGKVFEEGVERLYENVKKSLTATAVMTSSSTFLLGLATTGIMMGFGGYKMMQGELSTGEYFEFTFLLALMVAPIVQMSNIGSQLTEALAGLDRTEELMNQVAEADDKDRTIELKQIKGDMRFEDVSFAYEEDKEVLHNISFEAKAGDVIALVGSSGSGKSTIAGLAASFLNPDSGTITIDGIDLSKVDLTSFRQFLGVVLQDDFLFEGTIRENILFPRPDATEQELRDAVKAAYVDEFTDRFDDGLDTVIGERGVKLSGGQRQRIAIARAVLANPQILILDEATSNLDTESESLIQKSLAELTKGRTTFVIAHRLSTIRKADQILVIENGRIAEQGTHEELIATEGRYYNLFTYQARI; translated from the coding sequence ATGGCAGAGAAAAAGGTTAGCATCCTACAGGCATTTAAAACCATCATTTGGCCCCGAAGAAAACTGGTTTTTATCGGACTCTTGCTGATCGTGGTCAGTAAGGCGGCAAGTTTTGTGGCCCCGGTATCCCTTAGGTACTTTTTGGATGATATTGTTCCCAATAAGGACTATGACTTTTTAAAAATTCTGGTGATCGTCGTAATTCTTTCGTTTCTGGTACAGGCCATTATGTCATTTCTATTGACAAAAGTACTGAGTATTCAGGCGCAGTTTATGATATCTGAACTTCGCGCGCAGGTCCAAAAAAAAGTACTTGCCCTGCCCATTCGTTTTTTTGACAATACAAAGTCGGGCGCACTGGTATCCAGAATCATGAGCGATGTGGAGGGTGTACGTAACCTTATAGGAACCGGCCTTGTACAATTGGTTGGAGGAACCATTACGGCGGTTGTTTCCCTTATTCTCTTATTACGTATTAGCCCCACCATGACCTTGCTGACCTTTATTCCCCTGATATTGTTTGCAGTTATTGCTTTAAAAGCCTTCAAGATCATTAGACCCGTTTTTAGGGAAAGAGGCAAAATAAATGCAGAGGTGAAAGGCCGACTAACGGAAACTCTTGGAGGAATACGGGTCATTAAAGGCTTTAATGCCGAAGAACAAGAAGGAAAAGTATTTGAAGAAGGCGTGGAACGTTTATACGAAAACGTAAAGAAAAGCCTAACGGCCACCGCGGTTATGACCAGTTCCTCAACCTTTCTTTTAGGATTGGCCACTACAGGCATTATGATGGGTTTTGGAGGATACAAAATGATGCAGGGCGAGTTGAGTACGGGCGAGTATTTTGAATTTACCTTTTTATTGGCCCTTATGGTTGCCCCCATCGTTCAAATGAGCAATATAGGAAGTCAGCTTACCGAAGCCTTGGCCGGATTGGACCGTACCGAAGAACTCATGAACCAAGTGGCCGAAGCGGATGATAAGGACAGGACCATTGAACTAAAACAAATAAAAGGCGATATGCGCTTTGAGGATGTTTCGTTTGCCTATGAGGAGGACAAGGAGGTATTGCATAATATCAGTTTTGAGGCCAAGGCAGGGGATGTCATAGCGCTTGTTGGAAGCTCCGGTTCTGGAAAATCTACTATTGCAGGTTTGGCAGCCAGTTTTTTAAATCCGGATTCCGGAACCATAACCATTGATGGCATTGACCTTTCAAAGGTTGACCTGACCAGTTTTCGACAGTTTTTAGGCGTGGTGCTGCAGGACGACTTTCTATTTGAAGGCACCATCCGTGAAAATATTCTTTTCCCCAGGCCGGATGCTACCGAGCAAGAACTACGGGATGCTGTTAAAGCTGCTTATGTTGATGAATTCACCGATAGATTCGATGATGGTCTGGATACGGTTATTGGGGAGCGTGGGGTAAAACTTTCCGGTGGCCAAAGACAACGCATCGCCATTGCACGTGCCGTATTGGCGAATCCTCAAATTTTGATACTGGACGAAGCCACTTCTAATCTAGATACCGAGAGCGAATCCCTAATTCAAAAAAGTTTGGCTGAACTCACCAAAGGCCGAACAACCTTTGTCATTGCCCACCGCCTAAGTACCATTAGAAAGGCCGATCAGATTTTGGTCATTGAAAACGGACGTATTGCGGAACAAGGCACCCATGAGGAATTGATAGCCACCGAGGGTAGATACTATAATCTGTTTACGTATCAGGCGAGGATATAG
- a CDS encoding ABC transporter ATP-binding protein has translation MKLVLETRNINKHFYKPKDFHVLKDISFGIQPGEFTSIVGKSGCGKSTLLYILSTMDTEYTGELYLNDQLITGKSNEELSRIRNRHIGFVFQFHYLLAEFSVLENVMLPAKKLGEKSLEEIEHDAQEKLKMLHIGHLAQQRASRISGGEKQRVAIARALINNPTILMGDEPTGNLDSQNSENVFNIFKNLAQEKGLSLLVVTHDNDFAKRTDRIIEMEDGSILK, from the coding sequence ATGAAATTAGTACTTGAAACAAGGAACATCAATAAACACTTCTACAAACCAAAGGATTTCCATGTGCTTAAGGATATTTCTTTTGGGATTCAACCCGGGGAATTTACCTCGATAGTAGGAAAGTCTGGTTGTGGAAAATCTACGTTGCTTTATATTCTGTCCACCATGGATACGGAATATACAGGTGAACTTTATCTAAATGATCAACTGATAACCGGTAAATCCAATGAGGAACTATCAAGGATAAGAAACAGGCACATAGGGTTTGTTTTTCAGTTTCATTATCTGCTCGCAGAATTCAGCGTACTTGAGAACGTGATGCTACCAGCAAAAAAACTCGGCGAAAAATCCTTGGAGGAAATTGAACATGACGCCCAAGAGAAATTAAAAATGCTCCATATTGGGCATTTGGCCCAACAAAGGGCTTCCCGCATTTCTGGTGGTGAAAAACAACGTGTGGCCATAGCCCGTGCATTGATCAACAACCCTACAATTCTAATGGGAGATGAACCCACTGGAAATCTGGATAGCCAAAATTCTGAAAATGTCTTTAATATCTTTAAGAATCTTGCACAAGAAAAGGGGCTTTCGCTTTTGGTAGTAACCCACGATAATGATTTTGCAAAACGCACAGATCGTATAATTGAAATGGAGGATGGTAGCATATTGAAATAA
- a CDS encoding ABC transporter permease produces MTNWSVILKIARTHLTTKMKSTVTAALGVTFGIGAYITMAGFMTGLNNLLDGLTLNRTPHVRLYNEIAPSKEQPVSLYTDFKGAFNVVTSIKPKETQIKIHNALPILKYLKTNDDVKGATPQLQAQIFYLSGSIELGGILIGADIMEEARLSNINDYIVSGSPEALKNSANGILLGAGLADKMSLSVGDRIQVATVSGSIFPLKIVGIYQSGLAEIDNSQSYVNLKTAQRILGQPENYITDIHIKLFDIEAAPAMAKRLERQFDIQAIDIKEANAQFETGSSIRNLITYAVSLTLLIVAGFGIYNILNMLIYEKMKDIAILKATGFSGRDVSLIFISQAVIIGLLGGILGLLVGFGLSVLIDNTPFETEALPTIKTYPINYNPLYYAIGIGFALLSTFIAGYLPANKAKNMDPIKIIRGT; encoded by the coding sequence ATGACCAACTGGAGCGTCATCTTAAAAATTGCAAGAACACATCTAACGACCAAGATGAAAAGTACGGTGACAGCTGCCCTAGGTGTAACTTTTGGTATAGGAGCCTATATTACCATGGCCGGCTTCATGACAGGGTTGAACAATCTGCTCGACGGACTTACGCTCAATCGCACACCCCATGTTCGATTATACAACGAAATTGCACCTTCCAAAGAGCAACCTGTTTCCCTATATACCGATTTTAAGGGGGCCTTCAATGTCGTTACATCCATAAAACCAAAGGAAACCCAAATAAAAATTCACAATGCACTGCCCATTTTAAAGTATCTTAAAACCAATGACGACGTAAAGGGCGCTACCCCGCAGTTGCAGGCCCAGATTTTCTATCTTTCAGGTTCGATAGAATTGGGAGGTATTCTGATCGGGGCCGATATCATGGAAGAAGCCCGACTTTCCAATATCAACGACTATATTGTATCGGGTAGTCCAGAAGCCTTAAAGAACAGCGCCAATGGCATTTTACTTGGCGCGGGGCTCGCGGATAAAATGTCGCTTTCGGTAGGTGACCGAATTCAGGTTGCCACGGTTTCTGGCTCTATTTTTCCCCTAAAAATTGTAGGTATCTATCAAAGCGGATTGGCAGAGATAGATAATTCACAGAGCTATGTAAACTTGAAAACGGCCCAGCGAATTTTAGGACAACCTGAAAACTATATCACGGACATTCATATAAAATTGTTTGATATAGAAGCGGCGCCCGCTATGGCAAAAAGGTTGGAGAGACAATTTGATATCCAGGCCATAGATATCAAAGAAGCCAATGCACAGTTCGAAACAGGGTCAAGCATACGAAACCTTATTACCTATGCTGTTTCCCTCACCTTATTGATTGTTGCCGGATTCGGTATTTATAACATTCTCAATATGCTGATATATGAGAAAATGAAGGACATTGCCATCTTAAAGGCCACGGGGTTTTCGGGCAGGGACGTGTCCCTAATCTTCATCAGTCAGGCTGTCATTATTGGACTGTTGGGCGGTATTCTGGGTCTTTTGGTTGGGTTTGGCCTTTCGGTATTGATAGACAACACACCCTTTGAGACCGAGGCACTTCCCACAATAAAAACCTATCCAATCAATTATAATCCGCTCTATTATGCCATAGGTATCGGTTTTGCCTTACTATCCACCTTTATCGCCGGATATCTACCTGCCAATAAGGCGAAAAATATGGATCCCATTAAAATAATCAGGGGAACCTAG
- a CDS encoding efflux RND transporter periplasmic adaptor subunit, producing MRKVALLFITLWFISCEDQEEKVYPKKMFMTESVYASATVQPDSLYQAFAAVSGILKNNLVEEGDLIKNGDPLIQIINSAPELNADNARLNLNLAEENYKGSAAILTALEDEIQAAQLSLMNDSINYFRQKRLWEQQIGSQVQFENKKLAYELSQNKFRLAKNRYDRTQKELSTQWQQARNSYETAKTNAEDFTVTSKINGKVYALFKQPGEIVTTMEPLAALGSKDVFIIELLVDEVDIVKISPGLQVLVTLDAYKNSVFEASIHKIYPRKDERSQTFKVEGIFKDPPKTLYPGLAGEGNIIIAEKENVLTLPKSYLINGNQVRTRDGIVQLKIGLQSLDQVEVLEGIDEKTAILKPEE from the coding sequence TTGAGAAAAGTTGCTTTATTGTTCATCACATTATGGTTCATTTCCTGCGAGGATCAGGAGGAAAAGGTCTATCCTAAGAAAATGTTCATGACAGAATCTGTCTATGCCTCGGCTACGGTTCAACCGGATAGTCTTTATCAAGCATTTGCCGCCGTATCTGGAATTTTGAAAAATAATTTGGTGGAAGAGGGCGATTTGATCAAAAATGGGGATCCTTTGATACAGATTATAAACTCGGCACCAGAACTCAATGCGGACAACGCCCGGTTAAACCTGAATTTGGCAGAGGAAAATTACAAGGGCAGTGCTGCCATTCTAACCGCATTGGAAGATGAAATTCAAGCAGCTCAACTTTCCTTAATGAACGACTCTATCAATTATTTTCGGCAAAAAAGACTTTGGGAGCAACAGATTGGTTCCCAAGTACAGTTTGAGAATAAAAAATTGGCCTATGAACTCTCCCAAAACAAATTTCGATTGGCTAAAAATCGCTATGATCGCACGCAGAAAGAACTTTCCACGCAATGGCAGCAGGCCCGTAACAGCTACGAAACCGCAAAAACCAATGCGGAGGATTTTACCGTCACCAGTAAAATAAACGGAAAAGTCTATGCGCTTTTCAAGCAACCCGGGGAAATTGTAACCACTATGGAACCCTTGGCGGCGTTAGGGAGTAAGGATGTATTTATAATCGAGTTGCTTGTGGACGAAGTGGATATTGTAAAAATCTCCCCGGGATTACAAGTGCTGGTTACCTTGGATGCCTATAAAAACAGTGTTTTTGAAGCATCCATCCATAAAATTTATCCAAGAAAAGATGAACGTTCGCAGACGTTCAAGGTTGAGGGCATTTTTAAAGACCCTCCAAAAACCTTATATCCGGGATTGGCAGGAGAGGGAAATATCATTATTGCGGAAAAGGAAAATGTACTGACCCTGCCCAAATCCTATTTGATCAATGGGAATCAAGTACGTACAAGGGACGGGATTGTACAGCTGAAAATTGGACTGCAGAGCCTAGATCAGGTGGAAGTTCTGGAAGGAATAGATGAAAAAACCGCCATCCTAAAGCCTGAAGAATGA
- a CDS encoding acylase produces the protein MNPEVEKWKAQAAEIEIIRDDFGVPHIYGRTDADAVFGLLYAQCEDDFNRVEQNYIWATGRLAEVEGEEAIYSDLRAKLFMTEEEAKANYEKSPEWLKELCDAFADGINYYLYTHPEVKPKLLTRFEPWMPMYFSEGSIGGDIERISTKKIESFYESWMELPVMELLEIQKKEEMAEPQGSNGIAISGKLTKSGNAMLLINPHTSFYFRGEVHVVSEEGLNAYGAVTWGQFFVYQGFNEKTGWMHTSTYTDVMDEFKETIVKNDGKLYYQYGEELRPVDSTTVTLKYKSDTGIKERTFPMYRTHHGPITHAVDGQWTASAMMWEPVKALEQSFVRTKKDGYEAFREMMDIRTNSSNNTVYADAEGNIAYFHGNFIPKRDITFDHSEPVDGSNPQTDWQGLHTVDENILVLNPDNGWIQNCNSTPYTSAAEFSPKKENYPYYMSKNQENFRGIHAIELLTNRKGYTIDSLIQLAHDSYLPAFKALIPGLVNAYNSHDDKNPKLREPMAILEKWDFRTSKESVAMTLAHYYGTAMGQKAKQPAGISDMERMVYFGNHPDEGLRVLEEVIDQLENDFGTWKMPWGELNRYQRLNGDIVQEFNDSLPSVGVGFASGRWGALAAYGARYTTSGAKKIYGTRGNSFAAVVEFGDTVKAKTILAGGQSGDPKSPHFDDQTERYINVNWKDAAYYRDDVLKRAQKTYHPGETE, from the coding sequence ATGAATCCCGAAGTTGAAAAATGGAAGGCCCAAGCGGCGGAAATAGAAATTATTCGGGATGATTTTGGGGTGCCCCACATTTATGGTAGGACCGATGCAGATGCTGTTTTTGGCCTGTTATATGCACAGTGCGAAGATGATTTCAATAGGGTAGAGCAAAATTATATTTGGGCAACTGGTAGGCTTGCGGAAGTAGAAGGAGAGGAAGCCATTTACAGCGATTTAAGGGCGAAACTTTTCATGACCGAAGAAGAGGCCAAGGCCAATTATGAAAAGAGTCCGGAGTGGTTGAAGGAGCTATGCGACGCCTTTGCCGATGGTATCAATTATTACCTGTATACCCACCCCGAAGTGAAACCTAAATTATTGACCCGGTTCGAACCTTGGATGCCCATGTATTTTAGTGAAGGAAGTATCGGTGGGGATATCGAACGCATTTCTACCAAAAAAATTGAATCCTTTTACGAGAGTTGGATGGAACTTCCCGTAATGGAGTTGTTGGAAATACAGAAGAAGGAAGAAATGGCGGAACCACAAGGCTCCAACGGAATTGCAATATCGGGGAAATTAACAAAATCCGGGAACGCCATGTTGCTGATCAATCCCCATACTTCCTTTTATTTTAGGGGCGAGGTTCATGTGGTAAGCGAAGAAGGCCTAAATGCCTATGGAGCCGTTACTTGGGGGCAGTTCTTCGTGTACCAGGGTTTTAACGAAAAAACCGGTTGGATGCATACCTCTACGTATACGGATGTGATGGACGAATTCAAGGAGACCATCGTAAAGAACGACGGAAAATTGTATTACCAATATGGGGAGGAGCTACGGCCGGTAGATTCCACCACGGTAACCCTTAAATATAAATCGGATACTGGAATCAAAGAACGAACCTTTCCCATGTACCGTACGCACCATGGTCCCATAACCCATGCGGTGGACGGACAATGGACGGCATCGGCAATGATGTGGGAACCTGTAAAGGCCTTGGAACAGTCTTTTGTTAGAACTAAAAAGGACGGTTATGAAGCATTCCGGGAAATGATGGACATTCGTACCAATTCATCCAACAATACGGTGTATGCCGATGCCGAGGGAAATATTGCCTATTTCCATGGTAATTTTATCCCGAAGAGGGATATCACTTTTGACCATTCAGAACCTGTGGATGGTAGTAATCCTCAAACTGATTGGCAAGGCCTACATACCGTCGATGAAAATATACTGGTACTGAACCCCGACAATGGATGGATACAGAATTGTAACTCCACACCCTATACTTCAGCGGCGGAGTTCAGTCCTAAAAAGGAAAATTATCCCTACTATATGTCCAAAAATCAAGAAAACTTTAGGGGGATTCATGCGATTGAATTATTGACAAATCGGAAAGGGTATACCATTGATAGCCTCATTCAATTGGCCCATGATTCGTATTTACCTGCTTTTAAAGCCTTGATTCCAGGATTGGTAAATGCCTATAATTCCCACGATGATAAAAACCCTAAATTGAGGGAGCCTATGGCTATTTTGGAAAAGTGGGACTTTAGAACCTCAAAGGAATCCGTTGCCATGACCTTGGCCCACTATTATGGAACGGCCATGGGACAAAAGGCAAAACAACCTGCTGGAATTAGCGATATGGAACGAATGGTCTATTTTGGAAATCATCCGGACGAGGGATTACGAGTTTTGGAAGAGGTCATCGATCAATTGGAAAACGATTTTGGTACTTGGAAAATGCCATGGGGCGAGTTGAATCGCTATCAACGTCTAAACGGGGATATTGTTCAGGAATTTAACGACAGCCTGCCAAGCGTGGGAGTTGGTTTTGCCTCGGGTCGTTGGGGTGCTTTGGCGGCGTATGGGGCTAGATATACTACCTCAGGAGCCAAAAAAATATATGGAACCCGGGGTAATAGTTTTGCCGCCGTAGTGGAGTTTGGGGATACCGTTAAGGCAAAAACAATATTGGCAGGCGGCCAAAGTGGAGACCCAAAATCACCTCATTTTGATGATCAAACGGAACGATATATTAATGTTAATTGGAAGGACGCCGCCTATTATAGGGACGATGTACTTAAAAGGGCACAAAAAACATATCATCCGGGGGAAACGGAATAA
- a CDS encoding agmatine deiminase family protein translates to MDKRRFPAEWERQRGVLLCFPHNGKDWPGKYEAIQWAFVEFIKKVSLFETVFLVVAHQSLKKKVSDLLLMASVDLDRVSFIIHKTNRSWMRDSGPIIVKHNGKSEAINFNFNGWAKYNNWQLDKHVPAVVSDFLKVPLTQATYKGNKVILEGGALEVNGKGTLITTEECLLHPSIQVRNAGYTKDDYEAVFKEYLGVTNTIWLGEGVQGDDTHGHIDDLCRFVKANTVVTVVETDPKNKNYKPLQENLKRLQKAVLEDGSPLKVVELPMPKTILFEGLELPASYANFLIINGAVLVPTFNDSNDRIALNILAECFPDREVIGINCIDLIWGFGTLHCLSQQIPE, encoded by the coding sequence ATGGATAAAAGAAGATTTCCAGCGGAATGGGAGCGACAGAGAGGCGTCTTATTGTGCTTTCCCCACAATGGCAAGGATTGGCCTGGGAAGTATGAAGCCATTCAGTGGGCTTTTGTAGAGTTCATTAAAAAAGTTTCCCTTTTTGAAACGGTATTTTTAGTTGTTGCCCATCAATCCTTAAAGAAAAAAGTGTCCGACCTACTGCTCATGGCTTCGGTTGACCTTGATAGGGTTTCATTTATCATCCACAAAACCAACCGAAGTTGGATGCGCGACTCCGGACCTATTATCGTTAAGCATAATGGAAAATCGGAAGCGATAAATTTTAATTTCAACGGATGGGCCAAGTACAACAATTGGCAATTGGACAAACATGTGCCTGCCGTAGTTTCAGATTTTTTGAAAGTCCCGCTGACCCAAGCGACTTACAAGGGAAATAAAGTTATTTTGGAAGGTGGTGCCTTGGAAGTCAATGGAAAAGGTACCTTGATCACTACCGAAGAATGTCTTTTACATCCTTCGATTCAGGTTCGGAATGCAGGTTATACAAAAGACGATTATGAAGCTGTTTTCAAGGAATATTTAGGAGTAACCAATACGATTTGGTTGGGAGAAGGGGTCCAAGGGGACGACACCCACGGCCACATAGATGACCTTTGTCGGTTCGTGAAGGCCAACACAGTAGTAACTGTAGTGGAAACCGACCCGAAAAACAAGAACTACAAACCGCTTCAAGAGAATCTGAAAAGACTCCAAAAAGCAGTTTTGGAAGATGGCTCCCCTTTGAAGGTGGTGGAATTGCCCATGCCAAAAACCATCCTATTTGAAGGTTTGGAACTTCCGGCCAGTTACGCGAACTTTTTAATCATAAACGGTGCCGTATTGGTCCCTACGTTTAATGATTCCAATGACCGTATCGCACTGAACATTTTAGCGGAGTGCTTCCCCGATCGGGAAGTCATCGGTATCAACTGTATCGATTTAATCTGGGGCTTTGGGACATTGCACTGCTTAAGCCAACAAATACCGGAATAA